The DNA sequence CCAGATCCTCCTTGGCCGGGAAGTAGTTGTAGACGGTGTTGACGGACACCTCCGCGGCCTCGGCGACCTCGGCGACCGTGACCCGGTCGAAGCCCCGCTCCAAGAACAGGCCGGTGGCCACGTCCGCGATCCGCCGGCGCGTACGGCGCTTGTGCCGTTCCCGCAGTCCTTCGCTCATGGCGGCCAGTGTAGCCCGCTGCAAACTTGGAACCCGGCACAAACTTTAAGTCGATTGCAAGATTGCCATGCGCTGTGCTCTGATCGAGGGCATGTCCTCATCCGTCATCCGCGTGCGCGGCCTCACCCGGACCTTCTCGCTGGGCAGCGGCCCCGTACACGCCGTCCGTGGGATCGATCTGACCGTCGGCCGCGGCGAGATCCTCGGCTTCCTGGGCCCCAACGGAGCCGGTAAGACCACGACCCTGCGCATGCTCACCACCCTGCTGCCGCCCAGCGGAGGCGAGGCCGAGATCGCGGGCCACGACCTGCTCCGCGATCCGGCGGGCGTCCGCCGGCGGATCGGCTATGTGGCCCAGTCGGGCGGCCTGGACCCGTCCTGCTCCGTACGCGAGGAGCTGGTCACCCAGGGCCGGCTGCATCTGATGTCCAGGGGCGCGGCGGCCGGGCGCGCCGAGGAACTCGCCGGTGAGCTCGGGCTGTCGGCGTTCATGGACCGCCCGACCGCCGCCCTGTCCGGCGGTCAGCGCCGCCGGGTGGAGATCGCGCTGGGCCTGGTCAACCGGCCCGAGGTGCTCTTCCTCGACGAGCCCACCACCGGTCTCGACCCCAGGAGCCGGGCCGAGTTGTGGGACCTGGTGCGGCGGATCCGCGACGGGAGCGGTACCACGGTCTTCCTCACCACCCACTACCTGGACGAGGCCGACGCGCTCGCCGACCGGATCGTGGTGGTGGACGCCGGGCGGGTCGTCGCCGAGGGCACCCCCGCCGAGCTCAAGAGCCGCTATGCCGGCGATCCGGCCGCCGGCCTCCAGGACGCCTTCCTCGCCATCACCGGCCGGACCACGGCCGAAGAACCCCTCGCCATCTGAACACTCGAGGCCCTCTTAATGACTCTCCTCGCCCACACGGGCATCATCTTCGGCCGCTGTCTGCGCTCCACGCTCCGCTCGAAGACCAGTCTTCTCTTCGGAATGCTTCAGCCGCTGCTCTTCCTCGCCCTCTTCGGCCCGCTGCTGACCGGGCTCGACCTGGGCACCGGTGGATCGTCCTGGCAGACGCTGGTCCCCGGTGTGCTCGTCCAGCTCGGTCTGCTCGGCGGGTCATACGTCGGCCTGGGGCTGCTGATGGACCGTCACAGCGGTGTTCTGGACCGGATGCGGGTCACCCCGGTCAGCCCGCTGGCGCTGCTGCTCGGCCGCACCCTGCGCGATGTCGTCCAGCTGGTGGCCCAGTCGGTGCTGCTGGTACTGCTCGGCCTGGCGTTCGGGCTGCGCGCCCCGCTCCTGGGCGTGGTGATCGGGCTGCTGTTCGTGGCCGTGCTCGCGGCGGCCCTGTCCGCGCTCTCCTACGGACTGGCCATGAACGTCCGCACGCCCCCGGAGTTCGCCGCCATCGCCAACACGGCGGTCATGCCGCTGATGCTGCTCTCCGGTCTGCTGCTGCCCATGGCCCTGGCCCCCGGCTGGCTGGCGGGCGCCTCGCGCGCCGTGCCGTTCCGCTACACGGTCGACGCGGTGCGCCAGGCGTTCCTGGGGCACTACGCCAACGCCACGGTCGTCGCGGGGGCGGCCGTCACCCTGGCCCTGGCGGCGCTGTGTCTGCTCGGCGGGGCCCGGCTGTTCCGCCGCCCCTGACCCGGCCGTCCACCTCCTGGTGCAGTTGTCCCTCCGGCTCAGTCGTCCTTCGCGGCCGCCCGCGCGGCGGCGCGGGGGCCGGCCGGGGAGGTCGCGGACTTGGTCACATCCGCGACCAGCTCCACCACATCCGGCCCGTACGCCTGGGAGTTGACCACCTTCAGCAGCAGGCAGAAGGAGCCCTGGGCGCCGTACTTCCGGGCCAGCCGGGCGCGGTTGCGGACGAGATGGCGGACGGCGGCGCGATGGGTGACCGGCCGCTGACCGGCCGCCAGGAAGACGGGCCGGCTGTCGTCGCCCGCCGTCAGCCGGGCCAGCAGCACATGCTCGACCGCGCCCGGCTCCGGGCGGTAGTGCGTACCGGCGATGGTGAACGTCCCCCGGTCGGCACCGGACTCGTCGCCCGGGTGCACGGTGACGCCCGGCAGCAGATTGGTCAGATGGGCGGCGAGCCTGCGGTGTGCGGTCGGATCGCCGACGCAGAACTCGGTGCGCGACCCGACGCCTTGTAGCCCGGTGTCGTGCGGGGCGACCTCGGCGTGTGCCCCGCAGCTCTCCACGACGGACGCGAGTCCCAGCAGGGCCAGCGCGTCATGGCGGGGGATGCTCCAGTGCGCCGAGCCGCTGTCCCGGTGGGTGACCAGCACACACTCCGAACCGTCCGGCAGACCGAAGAAGCGCTGCTCGCGGGCGCGCTTGCGGCGCCCGAACGCCGTGTGCACGGCCCAGCCGGCGACCAGGCCCACGATCAGGGCCGCCCCGGAGGCGATCAGGTCCTGCGCGGTGTCTGTCATGGCCGCGCATAGTAGCGGTCGACCGGGTACCCGTTCGAGTGTGACGAATACACGAACACATGAACGGACGCATGAACGGAAAATCGGGCGGAACGGTGAATCAGCCCTGTCGTGAGCATGAGGCTCGCCGGTAGGCTCCGGCCCCTGTCGTCCACTTGGAGGTCACGGATGGGGCACGCCGCACGACCAGCCACATCGTCCATCACGTCCATCACGTCCACCACCGCCGCGGCCGTCCGGCGCAGGCTGCCCGCGCTGGCCGCGGCGGCCGGAATGGTCGCGGTGCTGGGCGTCGCCCCGGCCGGGGCCGCCGGACCGGACGGCGCCGCGCGGGCGGCGGGCGGCGCGCCCGCCAAGACGCCCGTGGCCGTCGGCTACGGCGGCGCGGTCTCCAGCGTGGACGCCGACGCCTCGGCGGCCGGGATCGACGTGCTGCGGCACGGGGGCAACGCGGTGGACGCGGCGGTGGCGACCGCCGCCGCGCTCGGGGTCACCGAACCGTACTCGGCCGGGGTCGGCGGCGGCGGTTACTTCGTCTACTACGACGCCAAGCGGCACAAGGTCACCACGCTCGACGGCCGTGAGACCGCACCCCGCAGCGCGGATAAGAACCTCTTCCTCGACCGACACGGCAAACCGCTGCCGTTCGCCGACGCGGTCACCAGCGGGCTGAGCGTCGGCACCCCCGGCACCCCGGCCACCTGGAACGACGCCCTGGAAGCCTGGGGCAGCCGCTCGCTGGGGCAGGTGCTGAGGCCGGCCGAGCGGCTGGCCCGCGACGGGTTCACGGTCGACGCCACGTTCCGTCAGCAGACCGCCGACAACGAGGACCGCTTCAAGGACTTCCCGGCCACCGCCGAGCTCTTCCTGCCCGGCGGCAAGCTCCCGGAGGTCGGTTCGACCTTCCGCAACCCCGATCTCGCCCGTACCTACGCGCTGCTGGCCAAGAAGGGCGTCGGCGCCGTCTACAAGGGCGAGCTGGGCCGGGACATCGTCGACACCGTACGCAAGCCGCCCGTCGACCCGAAGGCGGAGCGCGTGGTGCGCGCAGGTGATCTGACGACCGAGGACCTGCGGGCCTACGAAACGAAGCGGCAGGCCCCGACCCGGACCTCCTACCGCGGTCTGGACGTGTACGGCATGGCGCCCTCGTCCTCCGGTGGGACGAGCGTCGCCGAGGCGCTCAACATCCTGGAGAAGACCGACCTCTCCAAGCTCAGCGAGCCGGAATATCTGCACCGCTACATCGAGGCCAGCCGGATCGCCTTCGCCGACCGGGGGCGCTGGGTCGGCGACCCCGCCGCCGAGGACGTCCCCACCAAGGGGCTCACCTCGCAGCGGTTCGCCGACTCCCGCGCCTGCCTGATCGAGGACGACGCGGTGCTCAAGAGCCCCGTACCGCCCGGTGACCCGAACAACCCGGCCGCGCCCGGCACCTGCGACACCCGCGGCCACGCCGCCCCGACCACATACGAGGGCGAGAACACCACGCATCTCACGGTCGCCGACAAGTGGGGCAACGTAGTGGCCTACACCCTCACCATCGAGCAGACCGGCGGCAGCGGGATCACCGTCCCCGGCCGTGGCTTCCTGCTCAACAACGAGCTGACCGACTTCTCCTTCGCGCCCGCCGACCCCGCCGTCCACGACCCGAACCTGCCGGGCCCGGGGAAGCGGCCGCGCTCGTCCATGTCGCCGACGATCGTGCTGGACGGCCACCAGCCGGTGCTGGCGCTGGGCTCGCCGGGCGGGGCGACCATCATCACCACCGTGCTGCAAACCCTGCTGAACCATCTCGACCGGGGCATGCCGCTGGTCGACGCGATCGCCGCACCGCGCGCCAGCCAGCGCAACGCCGCCCAGACCGAGCTGGAACCGGGGCTGTGGAACGGCCCGGAGCGCGCCAAGCTGGAGGCGCTCGGCCACTCCTTCAAGCAGAACCCCGAGATCGGGGCCGCCACCGGGGTGCAGCGGCTGTCCGGCGGCCGGTGGCTGGCGGCGGCCGAGACGGAACGGCGGGGCGGCGGCTCGGCGATGGTGGTCAGCCCGACACGCTGAACCGGGCCCGTCTGATGCGCTGAACCGGCCCGCCCGACGCGCTGAACCGGGTCGACCCGATGGGTTGACCCGGTTCGTCGGTCTCGGCGGACGGGCCTCGGTTCAGCCCAGCAGACCGATGATCGCGTCGGTCGAGTCGGTCTCCCCCAGCCGGGGGAAGATCCTCTCGACGCTGTTGCGGTGCGCCTCGGCGTCCACGTCGGTCATGGCGTCGGTCGCGAGGGTCACGTGATAGCCGTGCGCGTACGCGGCACGGGCCGTGGACTCCACACCGATGCTGGTGGCGATGCCGCCGAGCACCACCTGGGTCACCTGGCGGCGGCGCAACTGGAGGTCGAGGTCGGTCCCGTGGAAGGCGCCCCAGGTGTGCTTGGTGACCACGATGTCGCCGTCCTCGCGGCCGAGTTCCGGCGCGAGGTCGGCGAAGTCGGCCGGGCGCGCGCCGCCGGAGCCGCCCCGCTGGGCCTCGGTGCGCCCCGGAGCCCCGGCCACGACCCGGACCAGGACGACCGGCAGTCCGCGCTCGCGGAAGGCGGCGGCCAGCCGGGCACCGCGCTCGACGATCTCGGCGGCGGGGTGGACGGTGGGCAGTGCGGTGATGCCCTTCTGGAGGTCGACGAGGACCAGGGCGGTGTTCGGGTCGAGCGTGGTGGCGGACATGGTGCCTCCTGGGACGGACGGGTCTTACCGGTGCCGCCTGGGCGACGGCGGGAGTGGTTTCAGGTGCGGGCGCGGGCGCGGGTACGGGCGCGGGCGCGCAAGGCCCGGTCGGTGGCGGTCAGCAGCAGCACCGCCAGGCTGAGCACACCCGCCACCATGGCGATGCCGTGCAGCCCGGCGGCGGTCGCCCGCTGCCCGTAGAAGAGCCCGATCAGCCCGGCGGCGGTGATCGCGCCGAGGTACTGCGAGGTGCGCTGCAACCCGGCCGCCGCGCCGACACTTTTCGGCGGGGCCTGGGTGTAGACGGCGGCCTGGTTGCCGGTCGAGGACAGCCCCTGCGGCAGTCCGAAGAGGACCGCGGCCAGCAGCAGCGCGACGAGCGGAGTGGACTCGTCGGCGAGCAGCAGCACCCCGCTCCCCGCGGCGAGCAGGACGGCCGCCAGGACGAGCGGTGCGTAGATGCCCTTCGTACGGGCGCCGAGCAGGGAGCACACGGCGGCCGCTCCCGACATGGGCAGCATGATCAGGCCGGCATGGGAGGCGGAGTAGCCGTGCCCCTCCTCCAGCCACTGCGCGTACCCGTACATGACCATGTAGATGACCAGGTACGCCGTGCCGTGGCGGAGGTAGGTGATGGCCAGGGGGCGGTTGCCGCCGATCATCCGCAGATCGATGAAGGGGCGGGGACGGCGCAGCTGCCACCAGGTCAGGGCCGCCGCGAGGATCAGGACGACGGGCGGCAGTGCCCAGTTGGGCCGCTCCAGATCCAGCAGGAAGATCGCCAGGACGGTGAGCGTGGCGGTGAACAGCGTGACGCCGAGCGAGTCGAACGCCCCGCGCCCCGTCCGCTCCCTGGGGCCCTCGCCGTCCCCGGCCGACATACGGATCCTGGGGAGCCAGAGCAGCGCGAGGACGACGCCGATGAGGGACAGCGGCACATTGACCGCGAAGATCGCCCGCCATCCGGCCGTGGCGGTGAGCACCCCGCCCAGCACCGGACCGACCGCCGCGCTGCCGAGCGAGGCGAGTGAGAGCCGGCCGAGCACGGGACGTGGGGTCTCCCGCCCGGTCGCGACGGACTGGGCGCGCAGCAGCGCCATCGCCGACGGATAGGCCGCGGACGTACCGATGCCGAGCAGCACGCGCGAGACGACCAGCCAGCCGAACGCGGGCGCGAGCGCGCCCACCAGCCCGGCGACGCACACCAGGAGCAGCCCGCAGAGGAAGACGCGGCGCGGACCGAGCAGATCGGCGAGCCGTCCCATGGCCGGCTGCGCCACGGCGCTGGCGAGGTAGAGGGAGGCGACCAGCCAGGCGGTCTGGGCGGCACCGACGCCGAAGTCATGGCCGATGGCCACCAGACCGGTGGCGATCATCGTGGAGTTGACGGGGTTGAGGACCGAGCCGATGAGCAGCGGGGCCATCAGCCGGGGACCGAAGGGGGAGGACCCGGCAGGAGCGGGAGGGGAGGGCTCGGTGGAAGCGGAAGTCGCGGTGTCGGTCATTCCTGGACCAGCCGCTTCAGCAGGTCGGTGGCCTCGGCGAGGGTGCGGCGCTCCGCCGCGTCGAGACGGGTGTCGATCGCGTCGAGCAGCCAGCTCTGCTTGGCCTGCCGCACGGAGGTGATCGCCTGCCGCCCCGCCTCGGTGACCGAGAAGATCACCTGTCGTCCGTCGGTGGGATGCGGGGCCCGCTCCACCAGCGCCTGCTCCTCCAGCGCGGCCAGGATCGTGCGCATCGACTGCGGACGGACCAGCTCGGCGCGGGCCAGCGCGGCGGTGGTGTTCGGCCCAACGGTGTAGAGCCGGCTGAGGACCGCCCGCTGGGAGGGGGTGAGCGCCCCCTGCGAGGAGGCCGCCCGCATGCGCCGCATCAGCTGGCTGACGACCACGGCGAGGTCGCCGGCGATGCGCTCCTCCGCCCGGGGGGCGGCGGTCGCGGGGTCCGGACGGTCGTGCGTTGTCATGAGGCCACCGTAGAAGGTCGGCAGGCAAACTTGCAAGTTTGGGCTTGCAAGTTTGCCTGTTGTATGCGGAGGAGGAAAAGCGTCCGTAGCACATCGGTAACCGGCTTCGTAACACGCAGGGTGTCGAATGCGTGACCTTGGGCGGTGCATCGCCCGAGGGGGAGGTGTGGCGGGTGGTCATGACGGGCGGCCAACTCCCGGCCGAGGTCGAGGAGTTCGCGCGTTATCTGCGGGCGCTGACGGGACGGCTGGACGCCGGGACGGGCTGGTACGGCGTTTTCGCCCTGCGCGACCCCCAGGGGCTGAAGGCATGTCTCGACGGTCTCGAAGTGCCGCCGTGGGACCTGGTCCAGGCCCTGTTACAGGACCTCTCCGCCCAGCACGGCCCCGGGGCCGCCCAGGAGGCGGCGGCCCGCGCGGCGACCCTCTACCGCGCCTCGGTCACGGCCCACGACGCCGGACCGGGCAGCCGCGAGGCGCTCCAGGACCGCCTGCACGGCATGCTCCGCGAACAGCGGAACGCCGCCCGGCGCGAACGCGACCTCCAGGCGGCGCTGTCCGCCGCCCAGGACGCGGCGGACCGGGAACGCCTCGGCACGGAGCTCGCCTGGGCCCACGACGACTGGCGGCGCGCCACCGCCCGCACCGAGGAACTCCACGCCCGCCTCACCGCCCTCCCCACCACGCCCCACCCCTCCCGGCCCGCACCGGGTGCCACCGCGTCCCCCGGGGCGTACGGCGCGTACGACGCGGATGGTGCCGGGCACGCCGGACGCCCGCGCGGAACGAGGCCCACTGCGCCCGACGAGGCGGCGGCCACCGGCTGGGGCGGCGTGCCCGCGGAACAGGGTGGTGTGTCCGCTGTGTCGGGTGGTGTGTCGTCCGTTCCGGGTGGTGCACCTGCCGCGTCGGGGGGTGTGTCCGCCGGGTGGGATGGCGCGCCCGCTGCGCCGGGTGGTGGGGACGGTGACCGGTTCGGGGCGCCCGGTGAGGTGGGGGCCACCGGTTGGGGCGGCGTGCCCGCGGAACAGGGTGGCGCGCCCGCTGTGTCGGGTGGTGGGGACGGTGGCCGGTTCGGGGCGCCCGGTGAGGTGGGGGCCACCGGCTGGGGCGGCGTGCCCGCGGAACAGGGTGGCGCGCCCGCCGTGCCGGGTGGTGCACCCGCCGTGCCGGGTGGTGTGTCCGCCGGGTGGGGTGGCGCGGCCGCTGTGGCGGGTGGCGGGGACGGTGACCGGTTCGGGGTGCCCGGCGCGGGGGCGGGTGTGGGTGGCGCTGGCCGGGATGGGCGGGTGCGCGGGGCGAGGTTCGCGGTGCCCTTCGAGGCGTTCGACGCGGAGGCGGGCGGTCTGGGCGTGGTGCCCGGTGAGCCTGGCGCGGTGACACGGTCCGGGGCCGGCGGTGAACCGTTCGGGGTGTCCGGCGAGGCGGCGGCCGTCGGGGGTGGCGAGCCCGGGGGCTTCCCAGGCGCGTCTCCCGCCCCTGCCGTACGGAGCCCGGATCCAGCGCCCGCTCCCGCGAGGCCGCGGCCTCGCGGGGCGCGGTTCGCCGGGGTGGAAGAGGTGGTCACCGCGCCGCGGCCGCGTGGGGCGCGGTTCGCTGGGGCTGGGGGCGGGGGCTCCGGAGTGGAGCCCCCGCCGCTCCCGGCGGAGAGCCGGACCGAGGTCCCGGCGACCCCGCGTGGTGCCCGGTTCGCCGGGGCATACGGCGATGAGGACAGCGGCAAGCACCGTAAGCGGGAGCAGGCGGCGGATGCCCAGGAGGCCGTCCGCGACGCGGCGGAGCATGCCGCGGCGCGCTCCGCCGCCCAGGAGGCCGTCGCGCGGCTCGGCCGGCTCCGGGCGGAGGGGCGTTCCGGCGAGGCTCACGTCGCGCTGTACGAGGCCGCCGCGTGGCCCGCCCCGCGGCTGCCGGTGCTCGCGGAGGAGTTGGAGCGCGCCGGGCTCTGGGCCGATGTGTCCACGCTGCTGTGGGAGATCGCGTGTCTGCCGCCCGAACGGCTCGCGGCCGCCGCCGAGGCGCTGGTCGCGGCGGACCGCGAGGCCGACGGTGAACGGCTGCTGCGGCAGAGCGTCTCGCGCCCCGCCCCCGAGGTGGCCCATACCGCCCAGGCGCTCCTCGCGGTGGGCGCCCGCCACGAGGCGGCGATTCTGCTCGGGGCGCTCGTACGGTCCCGTACCCCGGAGGACGTGGCGCGGGCGGCGGCGGAGGACCCCGCCACGCTGGTGCCCCTGCTCCTCGGCGCGGCCGCCGACGTGTCCTCCAGCAGTCACCACGACCTCGCCCACGCCCT is a window from the Streptomyces luomodiensis genome containing:
- a CDS encoding ABC transporter ATP-binding protein, producing MSSSVIRVRGLTRTFSLGSGPVHAVRGIDLTVGRGEILGFLGPNGAGKTTTLRMLTTLLPPSGGEAEIAGHDLLRDPAGVRRRIGYVAQSGGLDPSCSVREELVTQGRLHLMSRGAAAGRAEELAGELGLSAFMDRPTAALSGGQRRRVEIALGLVNRPEVLFLDEPTTGLDPRSRAELWDLVRRIRDGSGTTVFLTTHYLDEADALADRIVVVDAGRVVAEGTPAELKSRYAGDPAAGLQDAFLAITGRTTAEEPLAI
- a CDS encoding ABC transporter permease — encoded protein: MTLLAHTGIIFGRCLRSTLRSKTSLLFGMLQPLLFLALFGPLLTGLDLGTGGSSWQTLVPGVLVQLGLLGGSYVGLGLLMDRHSGVLDRMRVTPVSPLALLLGRTLRDVVQLVAQSVLLVLLGLAFGLRAPLLGVVIGLLFVAVLAAALSALSYGLAMNVRTPPEFAAIANTAVMPLMLLSGLLLPMALAPGWLAGASRAVPFRYTVDAVRQAFLGHYANATVVAGAAVTLALAALCLLGGARLFRRP
- the ggt gene encoding gamma-glutamyltransferase, producing the protein MVAVLGVAPAGAAGPDGAARAAGGAPAKTPVAVGYGGAVSSVDADASAAGIDVLRHGGNAVDAAVATAAALGVTEPYSAGVGGGGYFVYYDAKRHKVTTLDGRETAPRSADKNLFLDRHGKPLPFADAVTSGLSVGTPGTPATWNDALEAWGSRSLGQVLRPAERLARDGFTVDATFRQQTADNEDRFKDFPATAELFLPGGKLPEVGSTFRNPDLARTYALLAKKGVGAVYKGELGRDIVDTVRKPPVDPKAERVVRAGDLTTEDLRAYETKRQAPTRTSYRGLDVYGMAPSSSGGTSVAEALNILEKTDLSKLSEPEYLHRYIEASRIAFADRGRWVGDPAAEDVPTKGLTSQRFADSRACLIEDDAVLKSPVPPGDPNNPAAPGTCDTRGHAAPTTYEGENTTHLTVADKWGNVVAYTLTIEQTGGSGITVPGRGFLLNNELTDFSFAPADPAVHDPNLPGPGKRPRSSMSPTIVLDGHQPVLALGSPGGATIITTVLQTLLNHLDRGMPLVDAIAAPRASQRNAAQTELEPGLWNGPERAKLEALGHSFKQNPEIGAATGVQRLSGGRWLAAAETERRGGGSAMVVSPTR
- a CDS encoding isochorismatase family protein; translated protein: MSATTLDPNTALVLVDLQKGITALPTVHPAAEIVERGARLAAAFRERGLPVVLVRVVAGAPGRTEAQRGGSGGARPADFADLAPELGREDGDIVVTKHTWGAFHGTDLDLQLRRRQVTQVVLGGIATSIGVESTARAAYAHGYHVTLATDAMTDVDAEAHRNSVERIFPRLGETDSTDAIIGLLG
- a CDS encoding MFS transporter, which encodes MTDTATSASTEPSPPAPAGSSPFGPRLMAPLLIGSVLNPVNSTMIATGLVAIGHDFGVGAAQTAWLVASLYLASAVAQPAMGRLADLLGPRRVFLCGLLLVCVAGLVGALAPAFGWLVVSRVLLGIGTSAAYPSAMALLRAQSVATGRETPRPVLGRLSLASLGSAAVGPVLGGVLTATAGWRAIFAVNVPLSLIGVVLALLWLPRIRMSAGDGEGPRERTGRGAFDSLGVTLFTATLTVLAIFLLDLERPNWALPPVVLILAAALTWWQLRRPRPFIDLRMIGGNRPLAITYLRHGTAYLVIYMVMYGYAQWLEEGHGYSASHAGLIMLPMSGAAAVCSLLGARTKGIYAPLVLAAVLLAAGSGVLLLADESTPLVALLLAAVLFGLPQGLSSTGNQAAVYTQAPPKSVGAAAGLQRTSQYLGAITAAGLIGLFYGQRATAAGLHGIAMVAGVLSLAVLLLTATDRALRARARTRARART
- a CDS encoding MarR family winged helix-turn-helix transcriptional regulator; protein product: MTTHDRPDPATAAPRAEERIAGDLAVVVSQLMRRMRAASSQGALTPSQRAVLSRLYTVGPNTTAALARAELVRPQSMRTILAALEEQALVERAPHPTDGRQVIFSVTEAGRQAITSVRQAKQSWLLDAIDTRLDAAERRTLAEATDLLKRLVQE